The Desulfatiglans anilini DSM 4660 sequence CGAATTGAAGCGCATATCAAAATCTGTGTGCTGGCCCTGTTGCTCCAACGGGTAGCCGAGTTCATGACCGGCAAGACATGGGGGTGGCTCCATCATGCCTTGGCTCAGTTCCAGGCCACGGAATTCGAGACCCCGAGTCACCTATTCTTTCGACGCAATGAACCCCCAGAGGAGGTCCTGTCTACGCTGAAAACATTAAAAATTTCAATCCCTAAACCGATTCTGGAAGTTGTGAACCGCCATTCAGAAGCGTAGTAACACGCGTTTTTTGGGCCTACGTCTAACCGTTCGGATTTAATGCCGTTTCCGGCTACCCTTTGACTACCCACCCGGAACCCAGGCCTGGGCCAGGCGCTTTTTGTTGCCTCCGGCGCGTACATCGCGGGTATTCTGAATTATTATCTCAACTGGCCTATCTTTATTACTATTCCGACAGGTACGTTTGTCGGGGGTGCTTTTTGTACCTTTTTGCTTATGCCCGTTTTGAGATTAAGAGGCATATATTTTAGTATGGTTACGCTGATTTTACCCTTAACGATTGGAAAAGTTTTCGAGGCGCTACACATTTTGGGCGGGAATGATGGATTGAGTGGTCTTGGAAGATTTACAAATTCTACTGTTACGTGTTTTTTGGCAGTTTTAGCGACGCTGGGATGCTTTTTTGGAATGCGTAGACTTATGGCAACTGATTACGGCCTTGTTTTTATATCGATTGGAGATAATGATCAAGCAGCCATGAGTGGAGGGATAGATGTTTACTCCCGTAAAAATCAAAATGTGTTCTTAGCAGCTGCAGTGGGCGCATTTGTGGGAGCATTTATCACACATTGGATTGGTTTCGTTGGAACCCCTGCCTTTGCATTGGACTACTCCATCCTTCCAATTGCCTCTGCTGTTGTGGGTGGGATCGGAAGCCAGGCGGGAGCGATGGTAGGCTCTTTTATTGTAGTGCCCCTTGCGGAAATTTTGCGGACCCTTGGGGGGATAAGGATGCTTTTTTACAGCTTGGCCTTGCTTGTATTTATAATTTTGCTTCCAGAGGGTATTTTTAAATATTTGGAAAGAAAATACCATCAATTTGAGCGACGCGTTAAAGTGGAGTGAGGGAATGAATGAAGGTTATATATTACAGGTATCTCAACTCAACAAGGCCTTTTGGGGTGTGATTGCCGTATTCAATGTCAGTTTTGAGCTGAAAAAAGGTGATTTTTTAGGAATCATCGGTCCGAATGGGTCTGGAAAGAGCACCTTGCTTAATCTAATAACAGGGTTTGTGCGGCCGGATTCTGGCAGTATTCTATACTGTGGGAGGGAAATATCTGCCAAGAAGCCCCACAGTATTGCTAATCTTGGTATTGCTCGGACCTTCCAGATGGCGAAGGCGTTCTATAGGATGCCCGCGTATAAAAATATAATTATTCCTCTTTGCTCTGCGAGGGCAAGGCAATTCAGGGGAGGTGTATACGGCGAGAGAGATGATATCGCCATGGATTTGCTGGAGGAAGTTGGCTTTGATCGTAGCTCCGGTGTACCTTATAAGTTGACGAGCAGCCTTCCGCATGGGTACCTAAAGCGTCTAGAATTGGCTCGAAGCTTGGCGCTGCGGCCGGATTTAGTTGTATTGGACGAACTCTTTTCAGGCATGAGCATGGCAGAAGTTGCTGGCACATTACCTATTTTGGAGAAGCTAAAGGAGAGAGGGACAACTTTGCTTATGGTCGAGCATAGATTGAAGGAGCTTTTTCGAGTTGCAAATAGGGTGATTGTTCTAAATTACGGTCGAAAGGTTGCTGATGGGTCTCCTCGTGATGTAATGGAGGTGGAAGCTGTTAAAGAGGCCTATCTTGGGTCTGAGTAAATGGGGGCACTGCATGATGCTTGAAGTGAAAAATCTTATGGTGTTTTATGAAAATGCCCTTGCTTTGAACGATTTTAGTTTTCACGTTTTAGAAGGCGAGTTTGTAAGTGTTCTAGGGCCAAACAGTGCAGGAAAGACAACGATGATGAATTCGATTTCTGGCCTTCTTGAAGAGATGAGGGTAAGGGAGGCGAGGAGGGGGGGGGTGAGGATTACAGTCCTTGGAGAAATCCTATATAAAGGGGATAATATTCTGGGAGTTAAACCAAAGAACAGAGTAAAAAGGGGGATTGTACTCGCTCGTGAAAGGCATCCCATTTTTCGCGAGAGCGATGTCGTTGAGAACCTCAAGATTGCCGGATATTTGCACGGTAGTGGGTCGGTCAGACAAGATATCCATTCTGTTTTTGAACTTTTCCCTACTTTAGAAAGATTTAAGAATAGGAAAGCTGGTTTTCTAAGTGGGGGAGAACAGCAAATGCTTATGATTGGGATGGTTCTGACTGCTAGACCTCATTTATTGCTTCTAGACGAGCCCTTACTTGGCTTGAGCCCCATGCTGCAACGCAATTTAGTTGAAGCTATGAAGCACATCAATCATAAGGGGATCACACAGTTGGTGACAGAACAGTTTGCGAGGCCGCTCCTACCGTTTATTGATAGGGGATATATATTGGAGAATGGAATGCATACACTGAGCGGGACAGGACAGGAGCTTATGGATAACCCTGAAGTTAAGTCCGCCTATTTTGGGATATAAGCGTCAGGAGGTTACGCGCGTGGAAAAAATAGTTGGCTTAATAGGGTCGCCCAGAAACCTTGGTAACAGTGAGCTGATGATTAAGGAGATCAGTCGCAATATTCCTATGGAACATGAATTGATACTGATAAACCTCACAAAAATAGATGTGAAGCTGTGTACAGGATGTTACAAATGTCTTTTTGAGGAAGGAAAGTGCTCATTAAAGGACGATTTGGCAAAGGTAATAACGATTCTGAAAGAAGCCAGCGGTGTGATACTGGTGGCCCCCACTTATTTTCTGGGAGCTTATTGTGCCGTGAAGATTCTTTCAGATCGAGGACTTATGGTTTTGGCTGAAATTGAAGCATTCTATGGAAAACCGGCTGTTGTCGTCGCCTTGGCTGGCATAGAAGGCAAAGAGGGGAGTTGTCAGACGGATCTGGCTTCGTCTGCGGTTTCGCTTGGCTTTGTTGTTAAGGATCAAGTGACAGTTTATGCTGCCCTCCCAGGTGAGGTGTTTATTTCTGATAAGAACAGGGACGTTGCTGCTCACCTCGGAAAAATCCTTCTTGATCCCAACTATGTGAGGGTCTCCAAAGCGCACGAGTGTTCCGTGTGCTTAGGAAACGCTTTCAAGTTTTTGGGCAACGATCGCGTTGAGTGCCTCAGTTGTCATAATTCGGGGCATATAGAATGGGTCAATGATGGTCCTATAATGCACATGACTCGTGATCCCAAAAATATTGTGGGTGACCTTGAAAGCAGATTGCTTCATCGAAAATGGTTGGTTGGAATGAAACAGAAATTTTTAGAAAAGAGAGAGTTGTTGAAAAGTATTACATGCGGATATCGAGAAGAAGGAAAATGGATGCATAATCATTAGTTTTTTTAAGATAACAGGTAAAGTTATTGTTTAAAATGGAATAACTTGGTAAGGCCGAGGAGCTGTAATTGACTATCGCAATAATTTTTGGAGTATACAGTAGTTGAAATTTCAGCTTGTGAGGAGTGCAAAATTCCGAAGCCCAATTTTTTGAAAAGATAGCTACCATGCGAGGCTAAGTGTTGCACCGAAACCCAGTTGAGAGTCTGGAATGTGACATTATTGACTACCTTGTAGAGGTTCGCTTCCGTGGTACGGGGCTGCGAACCGATGAATCGGTCGCAGCACTCCACCCTCTAAGGCGCTGAGCCCCAACGGAGGCATGCCACCAGGTGTCCATCCGGGTAGGCGAGGTACTTCAGGTATGCACTGACGATTCGGGGGAGCGCCAGGTAATGGTAATTATCGACCAGGTGATTGCACAGGACTTCATCCGGGGTGCGCCGGGGCATGTCGATTTTCAAAGAGGCAAACGCGGAGACCGTTCCGTGAAACTCCAATGTGTCGTTGCTATTGCTGCGTCGAACAGGCTTACGGGGCTTCCGATGATTCGTTGTCGACAAAGACCGGGGGAAATTAACAACCTACTTTTCCTGGAACTTGAGGAATAGCGCACGGCAGGCCATCTCTTTGAGTTGCCGATTCGGCTGCCGCCAGTCCCAGTGCTCACATAGCACCCGGGAGATTGCGGTTCGACCTCGTTCCAAATGCCGGGAGATGGTAGCACGGATAAACGAGAGGCCTAGGTTTCTGATCGGACGACCACGAATTTGATACAGGATCTCTGCCAAGGTGCTGTTCCCTCTTGGGAAAGCACCCTAGCAAAGTATAGCCGCGGACGTCAGGGGAAAATGTACTCCCTGACAAGCTTTTCTAAATCAGGAATTTTGGTCGTTTAGGGCGGAGGTGGAGCGCAAGCCGGAGCTGGAAAGACAACCGAGGTTTCTGAGTATAGCCTCGGCTCAGGTCATAAATTGCTCGGTTTGAAGTTTTCATAGTCGGGAGAGCATCAGTGTCGAAAACAGAACCTGAGTTCCGAATCCGCCAAAGCTGGCCTAGAATCTCGATGTTATCAGGGAATGAAATTTGAATCCGCTGCCAAATTGGATCGCATTGCCCCCCTGTGATTGATAACTTAATTTACTATATAGGACGACATAAAGTTTTGCGAATAATGGAGACCTGTTACATGATAGGCTCCGAAAGGAGGTGAAGCATGTGCAAGCTGGAAATTACAGATCCCGAAATCATGCGGATGGCGATCAAGGACGAGATCATTAGATCCGAGGATTCGCGATACGATCATCGGCTTCATGGTGTTCTCCTGGTCAGCCAGGGATTCAGCTGTGCGAAGGTTGCAGACCTCTTTGGCCACTGCCCTCGTGCGGTTCAGAATTGGATGAAGCGCTTTGAGGAAAGCAGCTTTGCAGGGCTGCAAGAAACCAAGAGATCTGGCCGGCCAAAATCCATTGATGACAAAACCATCCGGGCCGTTGCCTCTGACCTGCGAAAATCGACCGAAACGTTTGGCTACCGCCAGAATCTCTGGGACGGTAAGTTGCTCAGGCATCATCTTGCCACCCGGTACGGGGTCTATCTCGGCGTACGTCAATGCCAGCGCCTTTTTCACCGGCTTGGGTTCAGACAGAGGAAGCCACGCCCGGTCATCGCACGATCCGACGCTGAGGCGCCGCGGAGACATAAAAAAACCACTGCGGATGGCCAAACGTTGGGATCTTGATATTAAATTCGAGGACGAATGCCACTTTTAGCAACACGGTTCCCGCTGCACCATGTATCTCCCGCCTGAGGATATGGACCCCGTTGTGCTGTATGCACTGACAGGCAAAAAGATCGGGGTATATGGCGCTGGGTGCGCTCGTGATGGGCGCTTTCTCGTGCAAGGGGTGAAAAATTCTGAGCGGAGTCGTTTCTCATCTTCCTAAAGAATCTTTTCAGGCGAAGGGCGAAAAGAAAGAAAATGGTTGTGGTCGTGGATAATGCCCGTTGGCAGCACGCAAGGCTGCTCCAGCCCTGGCTCAAAGCCCATAAAAAACATCTTCATCTTGACTATCTTCCTCCCTATATCCCGAAGCTTAACCATATCGAAAGGGTCTGGAAATTGATCCGCCGTCTGAAAACCCATAACAGGTGTTTTGCAAGCTTGGAAGAGTTAGCCAAATCGGTATTTCAGCAATTCCGCGACTGGTATGATCCGAATCAAACGCTTCATGGTCTATGCGCAATTATTTAAGACGCTATGTATAAATCTGTAAATTTACTGATATTGAAATTTTGAAAGACACCGTTTTCAAAGACACATGTTGAACTTCGCATTACTTTGGCAGCGCATTGGGCGCTTAAATCATATGAGGCAGGCTGATTCTCCGTTTTTGGATTTTTTGGTTTGGGTGTATTTTACACTGCAAACCGGGCTGTTTCGCATGATCTAATTTGAAAGGAGTTTATAGAACAATATGGAA is a genomic window containing:
- a CDS encoding branched-chain amino acid ABC transporter permease gives rise to the protein MGQALFVASGAYIAGILNYYLNWPIFITIPTGTFVGGAFCTFLLMPVLRLRGIYFSMVTLILPLTIGKVFEALHILGGNDGLSGLGRFTNSTVTCFLAVLATLGCFFGMRRLMATDYGLVFISIGDNDQAAMSGGIDVYSRKNQNVFLAAAVGAFVGAFITHWIGFVGTPAFALDYSILPIASAVVGGIGSQAGAMVGSFIVVPLAEILRTLGGIRMLFYSLALLVFIILLPEGIFKYLERKYHQFERRVKVE
- a CDS encoding ABC transporter ATP-binding protein, translated to MNEGYILQVSQLNKAFWGVIAVFNVSFELKKGDFLGIIGPNGSGKSTLLNLITGFVRPDSGSILYCGREISAKKPHSIANLGIARTFQMAKAFYRMPAYKNIIIPLCSARARQFRGGVYGERDDIAMDLLEEVGFDRSSGVPYKLTSSLPHGYLKRLELARSLALRPDLVVLDELFSGMSMAEVAGTLPILEKLKERGTTLLMVEHRLKELFRVANRVIVLNYGRKVADGSPRDVMEVEAVKEAYLGSE
- a CDS encoding ABC transporter ATP-binding protein; this encodes MMLEVKNLMVFYENALALNDFSFHVLEGEFVSVLGPNSAGKTTMMNSISGLLEEMRVREARRGGVRITVLGEILYKGDNILGVKPKNRVKRGIVLARERHPIFRESDVVENLKIAGYLHGSGSVRQDIHSVFELFPTLERFKNRKAGFLSGGEQQMLMIGMVLTARPHLLLLDEPLLGLSPMLQRNLVEAMKHINHKGITQLVTEQFARPLLPFIDRGYILENGMHTLSGTGQELMDNPEVKSAYFGI
- a CDS encoding flavodoxin family protein produces the protein MEKIVGLIGSPRNLGNSELMIKEISRNIPMEHELILINLTKIDVKLCTGCYKCLFEEGKCSLKDDLAKVITILKEASGVILVAPTYFLGAYCAVKILSDRGLMVLAEIEAFYGKPAVVVALAGIEGKEGSCQTDLASSAVSLGFVVKDQVTVYAALPGEVFISDKNRDVAAHLGKILLDPNYVRVSKAHECSVCLGNAFKFLGNDRVECLSCHNSGHIEWVNDGPIMHMTRDPKNIVGDLESRLLHRKWLVGMKQKFLEKRELLKSITCGYREEGKWMHNH
- a CDS encoding DUF4338 domain-containing protein, encoding MEFHGTVSAFASLKIDMPRRTPDEVLCNHLVDNYHYLALPRIVSAYLKYLAYPDGHLVACLRWGSAP
- a CDS encoding helix-turn-helix domain-containing protein gives rise to the protein MAIKDEIIRSEDSRYDHRLHGVLLVSQGFSCAKVADLFGHCPRAVQNWMKRFEESSFAGLQETKRSGRPKSIDDKTIRAVASDLRKSTETFGYRQNLWDGKLLRHHLATRYGVYLGVRQCQRLFHRLGFRQRKPRPVIARSDAEAPRRHKKTTADGQTLGS